Proteins from one Acropora muricata isolate sample 2 chromosome 9, ASM3666990v1, whole genome shotgun sequence genomic window:
- the LOC136928832 gene encoding pyruvate dehydrogenase phosphatase regulatory subunit, mitochondrial-like, which produces MQKERLTESQYVEELNMLVSPKALFARSLFKERKRCCFGTIQQRHLNSDASLPKEAEIVICGGGIVGCSVAYHLAKLGWRDVLLLEQGSLTCGTTWHAAGLLGKLRSTAIETKLSSYSVELYSRLEDETGVGTGFKRCGGLLVAQSKERLTLFKRRAAIGRSLNIDCEVLSASEIPKVFPLDLRTDDLVGALWIPSEGVAAPSDVSYSLAKGATQHGVKVFEKVSVESVMTDGKSITAVETNRGNIKCDILVNCAGQWAWQLGQKCEPKVSFPLHSTEHFYIVTKPLDVPSMMPVLRDHDGQIFIREWSGGLLSGGFEAESLPVFHEGIPKGFEFQLLPENWEHFGPMTKKMLHRLPLMENAQIRYMTNGPESFTPDSRYFLGEVPEVRNFYVAAGFNSGGIANAGGAGMALAEWITAGEPTMDLSSVDIRRFASHHNNKRFLRECVRETLGWHYHLRFPYSERMRARGVRCSPLYSDLDDAGASWGEKMGWEVAKWFSLRGDGDQPKSGFGKPGWLDSTGVEYKACIEAAGVVDMTCLGLFEIESPIEGECETFLQYVCSNDVCVSVDHTVDTLMLNKRGGIELKCTVIKTTPYRFLILLHDAESVTFAQSLISKNIPVDSAITLRNIQSGNVILGVLGPNSRHLVQSLTQTSLDAEQFSSNAAQFAVCLYRDVMEAGRKLGATNVGYSAIDCLRIERSVAQLRKELTSFITPREAGLMQLVQLDKNQDFIGKQALLESLHPSKHLVQLTLLEHDDNNFPWGGEVILRNGSFVGSTTSACYSFRDGRPVCLGYLVGEGKNSSVPAGDFQIEIAGSLFSVSVTNL; this is translated from the exons ATGCAGAAAGAGAGGCTAACTGAATCTCAATATGTAGAGGAATTGAACATGCTTGT ATCACCAAAGGCATTGTTTGCCAGAAGTCTTTTCAAGGAAAGAAAACGTTGCTGTTTTGGCACCATCCAACAAAGACACCTGAACTCTGATGCTTCATTACCCAAGGAGGCCGAGATAGTAATTTGCGGTGGTGGAATTGTTGGTTGCTCTGTGGCTTACCATCTGGCCAAACTTGGATGGAGGGATGTGTTGCTTCTTGAACAAGGCAG TTTGACCTGTGGAACTACTTGGCATGCAGCTGGATTGTTGGGGAAGTTGCGTTCTACTGCAATTGAAACAAAGCTGTCAAGCTACTCTGTAGAATTATACAGTAGGCTGGAAGATGAGACAGGAGTTGGAACTG GGTTCAAGCGATGTGGTGGGCTGCTTGTTGCACAATCCAAAGAGCGTCTGACTTTGTTTAAGCGAAGAGCAGCAATTGGCAG ATCATTAAACATAGATTGTGAGGTGTTATCTGCAAGTGAAATTCCCAAAGTGTTTCCTCTGGACTTGAGGACTGATGACTTGGTG GGGGCCCTTTGGATTCCCAGCGAGGGTGTTGCAGCTCCAAGTGACGTTAGCTATTCACTGGCAAAAGGAGCAACACAACATG GTGTAAAAGTTTTCGAAAAGGTTTCAGTAGAATCTGTTATGACAGATGGCAAATCTATCACTGCAGTGGAGACAAACCGGGGGAATATCAAGTGTGACATACTGGTCAACTGTGCTGGGCAG TGGGCATGGCAGCTGGGACAG AAATGCGAGCCCAAAGTGTCCTTCCCGCTTCATTCCACGGAACATTTCTACATAGTGACCAAACCGCTTGATGTGCCTTCCATGATGCCAGTACTTCGCGATCACGATGGGCAGATTTTTATTCGGGAGTGGAGTGGTGGTCTATTGTCTGGAGGTTTTGAGGCGGAGAGTCTGCCTGTCTTTCACGAGGgaattcccaaagggtttgaattccAGCTTCTCCCGGAAAACTGGGAACACTTTG GGCCCATGACAAAGAAAATGCTTCATCGCTTACCACTAATGGAGAACGCCCAAATTCGCTATATGACCAACGGCCCAGAAAGCTTTACACCAGATTCGCGTTACTTCTTGGGGGAGGTTCCCGAG GTGCGCAATTTCTATGTGGCGGCTGGTTTTAATTCTGGGGGCATTGCTAACGCTGGTGGTGCAGGAATGGCCCTTGCCGAGTGGATCACTGCTGGAGAGCCCACAATGGACCTTTCTTCTGTGGACATACGTCGCTTTGCGTCTCATCACAATAACAAGCGCTTCTTACGGGAGTGTGTCAGGGAAACTCTAGGCTGGCATTACCATCTGCGCTTTCCGTATTCAGAGAGGATGCGAGCGCGTGGTGTCAGATGTTCACCGCTTTACTCCGATCTGGATGACGCGGGCGCATCATGGGGCGAGAAGATGGGATGGGAAGTGGCCAAGTGGTTTTCTCTCCGTGGAGATG GTGACCAACCCAAGAGTGGCTTTGGTAAACCAGGTTGGCTTGACAGCACAGGGGTGGAGTACAAAGCGTGTATTGAGGCAGCGGGTGTGGTAGACATGACCTGCCTGGGATTGTTTGAAATCGAG tCACCTATTGAAGGAGAATGTGAGACCTTCCTTCAATACGTGTGTTCGAATGATGTTTGTGTTTCTGTGGATCACACTGTTGATACACTGATGCTCAATAAACGAGGAGGGATAGAACTCAAATGCACAGTGATTAAAACCACGCCGTACAG ATTTCTAATTTTACTCCACGATGCTGAAAGTGTAACCTTCGCTCAATCGTTGATTTCAAAGAACATCCCAGTAGATTCTGCAATCACACTGCGAAACATCCAATCCGGGAATGTTATCCTAGGAGTCCTGGGACCAAACTCGCGCCATCTAGTTCAAAGTCTGACCCAGACCTCTCTTGATGCCGAGCAGTTCTCATCAAACGCAGCACAG TTTGCAGTCTGCTTGTACCGTGACGTCATGGAGGCCGGACGAAAGCTGGGTGCCACAAACGTAGGCTACTCAGCAATTGACTGCTTGAGGATAGAACGATCGGTTGCTCAGCTCAGAAAGGAACTCACTTCATTTATAACCCCAAGGGAAGCAGGATTAATGCAGTTGGTTCAACTCGACAAG AATCAAGACTTTATCGGCAAGCAAGCTCTTCTCGAATCCCTGCATCCAAGTAAACATCTGGTTCAATTAACTCTTCTAGAGCACGATGATAACAACTTCCCGTGGGGAGGGGAGGTAATTCTTAGAAATGGTTCATTTGTAGGATCCACAACAAGTGCTTGTTACAGCTTCAGGGATGGGAGGCCTGTGTGTCTGGGGTACTTAGTGGGGGAGGGCAAGAATTCTAGTGTTCCAGCTGGAGACTTTCAAATTGAGATAGCAGGAAGCTTGTTTTCTGTTTCGGTTACAAATCTTTGA
- the LOC136929211 gene encoding uncharacterized protein, which produces MVFSKADRKNQISMRRGNDDRACTKRQIEILTPDGKKVQLNIQENTEIRKVKNDCELLCGIPSDILVLQLEGRDVDDDSTLSDLKISEGCTLKLTVPQWWQKFISTCYKGDTKQLRKRIHVKMSEITREERGFTAAFIAAVQGNHSLMFAAFAGRKINLLSKTKLSGRNLLHAAVSGGSTSCVANILMNGGNALLEAHDEEGETPVDLAERLYGGKDGDMVNFLNIYLELHRRETNNYGDSKFNWDNLEYNNSNSDENSTKSESKGDDGCISPPVESVISNVANQNISQAGLNFAVTETLGNKSFQNVPTVSKINIEDYDAKTCNDALLNTSKNFLEAAEGKRNSENLMNMIYCKQGNTHTSDTGYYSSGGHYVEKCCTETNWNDNLFTQKNAVSSESEMTREVFDSSEQTVLHQGDSAKNLSTTTAEQSVARDCASSKLVSPRRAQLRFIEQKRKCSTTERPNLEQLMKTRSDNHDNEEHENEQVPEKGQNADETREEVAKADVTHDYRPREQVPTIASNINDSSENCPSPKPLRRAQLRKKSIVEQRRRKSLAQRPNLEEVETAIQRVEDGENLTEKTSVGTVQDNTDIDITESIDKLRVEAGQREGSDSLTTTTSQSMLQQKIDGDIFKNMTTNSASKTSAIGDNGPEKNEAEVSREPRTEGYKGSESLGDESPVSAKNVLRLWQDQSHEADLVAPTTGDEWDAESRSPKRLRRALARKQAYMEQRRKKSATERPDVLKLIRRNKEWENGDANSDRAESESKRDVESLVAQNDVWMTNEEQVNAGPYDPHFPPGNDVSRAQDETVEPGLTQSTQNELNKERTPIRRAQRCSNTGLLATNRTEDTGPRSWSSVSGRESDESDQERAAIAKPIAPIAHRSKAKASRRRRLPKLPDKAIKLPVIKIEDSGISRELTTMTALQLPLGRSRSGSTCSEDSTSSAEMSSARARNRSRSDIASTPVTIEKTDASKRTAVKQRRQSVPNSPLNYAHHQPMIRSGKNLEQVDEIEGQRFEISKRLHARKSLRDPLREELLRNEWKTRTRSGSLPGQGEEYSPEQFMKNKELQSKNEHHIAWNERKPRPKSAKQGSSRISFTEWLDNKKSSQGTRPTSSHAQSKERCKDDVEHEEHLHFSKSYEDWLIKKDLEVLEQEKKLRRKARVKFHRTKK; this is translated from the exons ATGGTTTTTTCCAAGGCAGACAGGAAAAATCAGATTAGCATGCGTAGGGGAAATGATGATAGAGCATGCACGAAGCGACAAATAGAAATACTGACACCAGATGGAAAGAAGGTTCAGTTGAACATTCAAGAGAACACTGAGATACGAAAAGTCAAGAATGACTGCGAGCTTCTCTGCGGAATCCCTTCTGATATACTCGTTCTTCAACTTGAAGGCAGAGATGTCGATGATGATAGCACCCTCTCTGATCTCAAAATCTCGGAGGGCTGCACATTAAAACTAACAGTTCCGCAGTGGTGGCAAAAGTTCATATCTACCTGTTACAAAGGCGACACCAAGCAACTGCGCAAGAGAATCCACGTGAAGATGAGCGAGATCACGCGTGAAGAACGAGGTTTTACGGCAGCGTTTATTGCCGCAGTCCAAGGAAATCACAGTCTGATGTTCGCAGCGTTTGCGGGTCGAAAGATAAACCTTCTCAGCAAAACAAAGTTGAGTGGAAGAAATTTGCTTCATGCTGCAGTTTCTGGAGGCAGCACCAGTTGCGTAGCGAATATTTTAATGAACGGTGGGAACGCTTTGTTAGAAGCCCATGACGAAGAGGGAGAAACACCAGTGGACTTGGCTGAGAGACTCTACGGCGGAAAAGATGGAGACATGGTGAATTTCTTGAACATCTATCTTGAACTTCATAGGCGCGAAACAAATAATTATGGTGATTCAAAGTTTAACTGGGACAACCTCGAGTATAACAACAGCAATTCGGACGAAAATAGCACGAAGAGCGAGAGCAAAGGTGACGATGGATGCATATCTCCCCCAGTTGAAAGCGTGATCAGTAATGTCGCAAATCAAAATATTTCTCAAGCTGGACTTAATTTTGCTGTAACAGAGACCTTGGGCAataaaagttttcaaaatgtCCCTACTGTTAGTAAAATAAACATTGAGGATTATGACGCCAAAACGTGCAACGATGCGTTGCTTAACACTTCTAAGAATTTCCTTGAAGCTGCAGAAGGAAAaaggaactctgaaaatcttatgAACATGATTTATTGCAAGCAGGGCAACACTCATACAAGCGACACCGGATACTACAGCAGCGGCGGTCACTATGTCGAAAAATGTTGTACAGAGACAAATTGGAATGACAATTTGTTTACACAAAAAAACGCAGTTTCATCAGAGTCGGAAATGACAAGAGAAGTGTTTGATTCAAGCGAGCAAACAGTACTTCATCAAGGTGACAGCGCCAAGAACTTGTCAACAACAACCGCTGAACAAAGCGTTGCCCGCGACTGTGCATCTAGCAAACTGGTATCGCCCAGACGGGCACAACTTCGTTTCATAGAACAAAAGAGGAAGTGTTCTACGACAGAGAGGCCAAATTTGGAACAGCTTATGAAAACACGCTCCGATAATCACGATAACGAAGAACACGAAAACGAACAAGTTCCAGAGAAGGGACAAAATGCTGACGAAACACGCGAAGAGGTTGCAAAAGCAGACGTTACGCATGACTACAGACCACGGGAGCAGGTGCCGACGATTGCTTCGAATATTAACGACTCCTCCGAGAACTGTCCTTCTCCGAAACCTCTCCGGAGGGCACAACTGAGGAAGAAGTCCATTGTGGAACAACGCAGGAGAAAATCACTGGCGCAAAGACCTAACCTCGAAGAAGTTGAAACGGCAATACAGAGAGTCGAAGACGGCGAAAATCTTACCGAAAAGACCTCAGTGGGGACAGTCCAAGACAACACTGATATCGACATTACTGAAAGCATCGACAAACTCAGGGTTGAGGCTGGACAACGAGAAGGCAGTGACAGTCTTACTACAACCACCTCGCAAAGTATGCTACAACAGAAAATTGACGgtgacattttcaaaaatatGACCACAAACTCTGCAAGTAAAACAAGTGCAATTGGAGACAACGGACCCGAAAAAAATGAAGCTGAAGTTAGCCGGGAGCCCCGCACGGAGGGTTACAAAGGAAGCGAATCCCTGGGGGATGAATCCCCTGTCTCGGCCAAAAATGTTCTGAGACTTTGGCAGGATCAGTCACATGAAGCCGATTTGGTTGCCCCGACAACCGGAGATGAATGGGACGCTGAGAGCCGATCACCAAAACGGCTGAGAAGGGCATTAGCAAGAAAGCAGGCATACATGGAGCAAAGAAGAAAGAAGTCAGCTACCGAAAGACCTGACGTACTTAAACTTATTAGACGAAACAAGGAATGGGAAAACGGAGATGCCAACTCTGATCGAGCAGAGAGTGAAAGCAAAAGAGACGTTGAGTCTTTAGTTGCTCAAAACGATGTTTGGATGACAAACGAGGAGCAGGTGAATGCTGGTCCGTACGATCCACATTTTCCGCCTGGCAATGATGTTTCTCGTGCACAAGACGAAACAGTTGAACCGGGGCTTACGCAATCAACACAAAACGAACTAAATAAGGAAAGGACTCCAATTCGGCGAGCTCAAAGGTGTTCCAACACAGGACTCTTAGCGACCAATCGGACCGAAGACACAGGACCAAGAAGCTGGTCTTCAGTCAGTGGCAGGGAATCTGACGAAAGCGACCAGGAAAGGGCCGCCATCGCCAAGCCAATCGCCCCTATTGCACATAGAAGCAAAGCAAAAGCTTCAAGACGACGGCGTCTGCCCAAATTACCAGACAAAGCAATCAAGTTGCCCGTTATTAAGATAGAAGACAGTGGAATTTCACGTGAGCTGACCACTATGACGGCACTTCAGCTACCTCTCGGACGATCACGATCAGGTTCTACCTGTAGTGAGGATTCAACGTCGTCTGCAGAGATGTCCTCTGCAAGAGCAAG aAATCGCAGCAGAAGCGATATTGCAAGTACACCGGTCACAATTGAGAAAACTGATGCCTCCAAAAGAACAGCTGTGAAACAGCGAAGACAAAGCGTACCCAATAGTCCATTAAACTACGCTCATCACCAACCAATGATCAGATCAGGGAAAAACTTAGAGCAAGTGGACGAAATCGAAGGACAAAG aTTTGAAATTAGTAAACGACTTCATGCGAGAAAAAGTCTCCGTGATCCGCTTCGAGAAGAACTTCTTAGGAACGAGTGGAAGACAAGAACACGGTCCGGCTCCCTTCCTGGACAAGGAGAAGAATATTCGCctgaacaatttatgaaaaacaaagaacttCAGTCAAAAAATGAGCACCATATCGCGTGGAATGAACGAAAACCGCGACCGAAGTCTGCTAAGCAAGGGTCTTCACGGATTAGCTTCACAGAATGGCTCGACAACAAGAAGTCCTCACAAGGTACAAGACCCACTTCTTCGCATGCACAGAGCAAGGAGAGATGCAAAGATGACGTGGAACACGAGGAACATTtgcacttttcaaaatcgtatGAAGACTGGTTGATCAAAAAGGACTTGGAGGTTTTGGAACAAGAGAAAAAGCTACGACGTAAGGCTAGGGTAAAATTTCATAGGACAAAGAAGTAA